TCGTCCTTATCACAGATGACGCTCGGAGTCGGGCCCTTCAGGCGGCCGTTCGCGTAGTGTTTCACGACGCGGTGGGCGGGCAAGCCACGGTCCTCGGCCCAGTCTGCGATCTCCGAGAGGTCCTCGCTGCCCTCCGTATGGAGTTGGACGGCACAGTCGTGTTCGGCCCCGAGCGCCAGCGCGTGTTTCAGCGTCTCGTTCGAGGCGTCCCAGACGGCGTCGCTCACCTCGTAGTGAGGACGACCCGATTTGAGCCCCAGCGCCTCCCCATCGAGGTACTCGCTCGCGAGATCCAGTCCCGCGCGCATGATCTCTCCGGCGTCCTCGGGTGCGTGGCCCGCCTCCGTTAGTTGTGAGACCAGTCCCGGATGCACCCCGAGGACCGGCCACGCGCGTCCCGAAAGCACATCGTTCGCGTCCGCAACGGCCCCAAGGGTCGTCTCGAAGACGTGTCGGAAGTCGTCGCCCGAGTCGGGGAGGTCGCCGAGATGCCACGAGGGTTTGTTGACGACGAGCAGGTGGGTGCCCCCCGAGCGCGAGAAGTCTTTGACGGCCTCGATCCCGCGGCCGTGATCGGGGTCGAGATGCATGTGGTCGTCGAGA
The DNA window shown above is from Halalkalicoccus subterraneus and carries:
- a CDS encoding TatD family hydrolase; amino-acid sequence: MEPILDDHMHLDPDHGRGIEAVKDFSRSGGTHLLVVNKPSWHLGDLPDSGDDFRHVFETTLGAVADANDVLSGRAWPVLGVHPGLVSQLTEAGHAPEDAGEIMRAGLDLASEYLDGEALGLKSGRPHYEVSDAVWDASNETLKHALALGAEHDCAVQLHTEGSEDLSEIADWAEDRGLPAHRVVKHYANGRLKGPTPSVICDKDELRRAAESGEPFLMETDFIDDPDRPGAVMGPKTVPRRVKWLREEGYEGAMQSAHVETPEDVYGIDTVGTLDE